In the genome of Dyadobacter fermentans DSM 18053, the window CTTGGTAATCAGATAATCTATCTCAAAAACAGCCTCCGGGTCCTTTTTGCCGGCATTGGGCAGGTCGTACATCTGGTCGGTAGGCGTGTCGGCATCGGGGAAGCGGCGCGTGTCGCCGGTGCGGAATGCAATGCGGCTCACCGATTCCAGGGGGGCGAAAAGCACGCCATTACCGACCTGCTTGCCGTTCACTACAACGCTGTAAAGCCGCGTTTCGGTGTTGGCTTTGACCTGAATGTCATATCGTTGCCCCTTTTGATATTCCAGCAAAGTTTTGTTGCGATAACCCGCTTTCAGCCTGAAAACGCCCGTCGAATCGAAAGACAAACGAATGCCCGGCGTTCCCCTGGCGTCCAGAAACTCGATGTCGAGCAGGCCGGTGTTATTCTGGCCGGGTGTTACCGAAAATTCTGCGATGAGCTTTGGGGTAGCAGGAATCACGCGTTCGACTCTTGTATAGTCAAAATGATCGGCATCTTTCAGTATCAATGCTTTGCCATTTTTAGTCTTGCCAATGGCAGCCGGCGCTTGCAGCGGACTGTAAATATTCCATTCGACAAGCTCTTTCCCGTCAGTTAGTTGCGCAAAACGATCGGCGGCATGCTTTTCGGCTTTATCCCGCACCGGCACGGGGATTTTGGATACCCAAATGTCCTCTTTGTTCATACTGTAAGTTACCCAAAGGCCTCCGTCGGGCGGTGTACCGTCGCCCTCCGTGATCCCCCGGACGTATTGCGGACCGTACGATTTGTAGTTGCCGCCATAGCGCATGGACGTGATTTCGCCATTCACAAGCAGGAGGTTTTTGTAGTTCAAACCGTCATCACTCACCGAAATCGCCAATGGCCAGCGAAATTCCGACGGGTTATAAACCGTCGCATACTTTCCGTCCGACGTCTTTTGCCCCCAGATTTTGGCATTGCTGTTCACAAACCCCGGCGCCCGTTTGGGGTTGTAAAGCCAGGTTTTGCCCTCGTTTCTGCTTATGCTCGTCAAGGCATTTTTCCAAAGGCCCACCACGCGCCCGTCCGGTAAATGGTAGTAACTGAATGCTTTATATTCTCCTTTTAAACTTACCAACGGGTCATTGCGATCCGCCTCTTCTACCCATTGCTGCGTAACTAACTTATTGGCTAACAGTTCGTCGCAGGCTTCTACGAAACCTTTGTCTTTGCTTTCGGTATACATTGGATAATCGGACGGCGCTTTCCAGGAAGCATTATGTCGAATAAAATAGATCGGGCCGTACCTGCCGTCTTTCCTGATCTCCCGCACCACTCTGCCGATGCCATTTCCGTCATTCGGATCGTCTTTCGCGTCGAGTACCATGCCGAAATAAGCCAGCGTGAGCAATCGGTTGCTTTTGGAAACATAAAAGCCCATTCGCTGGTGCATGACCGCGTACAGGTCCTTCGCTACACCGGGATGACCATCCTTTTTGGTGCCGTCGGGAATTTTGTAAGGCGGAAAAATCGCGACCGGTTTGGTCCAGGTTTGCCCGTCTTTCGATGTTTGCAGCAACGTCTGCCCCGGCGGAATGTGCTCTCCAACGGGATTCGCGAGGTAGTTCAGGTAAAATGTGCCATTCCAATACGCCAGCATCGGCGCGTGGTTGTAGGTCCAGGTAATGGCCGAATCCTTGCTGGCGTCGGTACGGTTGGCGCGCAATGTCTGGTACGAATGCACGCCGATGGCCGGGCTCAGTTGCCCGTGATGGTAGTCGACATTCACGAGCGTTTTGCCCGTGTAGCGGATCGTGTCCTGCGCATTTGCCGCGCCCACAGCCAGGCACAAGGCCAGCATTCCGGTTAATTCTTTTTGCATAGCGTTATTTTTCCAACACCAAAACCCAATCATTCCCGTTTCTAACCTCCCCGGGCGGGTTAAATGTGCGGATTCCTTTGTTTTGAATTTTTCCTAAAATCTTCGTTTCGCCGGTTCGCGGATCAAACCAGCTCGCATTCAGCACTTTCCCTTGAATTTTACCCATATTGATCCTCATCTCACGCCCCGTCCAGGTGTAAATGAATGCATAATCCTTGCCGCGGGTAGCAATGAGCCGGTCGTACCGCTCACCATTTTCGGCGATCAGCGATTGGTCGGGCACGCGTTCGAAATAGGGTTTCGAGCGCATTAAGTTCTTTAAATGGGCCATCTGCCCTGCGCCGGGATCGTTAATCGCCTCTTCCCAGGAGGGCAGTTTGGCTGATCCTGCGGCTGGGACCGCATTTTGGTTGCTTGCACTTGCCTGCACGTTCGACTGTGCGCCGCTGGTGCTTTCCGGTCGTCGCGAGTGCCGCATTTGCATGACCGCATTGTTGCCATAAGTAAACCCGCAGGCACCGGCAAAAACCGACCAGTAGGCATACCGCCGCACATCTGCCGCCGTCCAAACCGGCAGCGTTTTGTCGTGCAGGCCGTGCCAGATGTTTTCATACGAAGGCTCGCCGTCGAGCACCGGCTTCACGGGCTCGCGCGCATAGTCGGCCTCCACGTAGCGCCAGTTGTCCTCGCCGTAACGAAGGTCTTTGGCCTCATTATCCTGCGCATAAGTGCGGTGACCGGATTGGAACATATTGAAATCCAGCCAGTCGCGGTCATGAAACCATTTGGAAGACTGCATTCGGCCGAACGGGTGAAAAGTGATGAGATGGTTCGGATCTTCGGCGCGCAATGTGCTGCCGATGGCCTCCCATACCTCCGGGACGACATCTCCCTGGATGTCTCCACCATTGAG includes:
- a CDS encoding glycoside hydrolase family 140 protein; the encoded protein is MVSKRMNLKLIMLLCAGFIAGTKPVYSQSQTLKVSENRRFFTDQNGKPFFWLADTGWLLFTRLTREDAARYLADRQQKGFNVVQVMVVQALRSVNVYGDSALTNRDLGSPKVTEGAAFDNAAEYDYWDHVDYIVDLAAEKGIKIGMVPIWGNAVKNGKTSAAQAKADAQFLARRYRNRPNIVWLNGGDIQGDVVPEVWEAIGSTLRAEDPNHLITFHPFGRMQSSKWFHDRDWLDFNMFQSGHRTYAQDNEAKDLRYGEDNWRYVEADYAREPVKPVLDGEPSYENIWHGLHDKTLPVWTAADVRRYAYWSVFAGACGFTYGNNAVMQMRHSRRPESTSGAQSNVQASASNQNAVPAAGSAKLPSWEEAINDPGAGQMAHLKNLMRSKPYFERVPDQSLIAENGERYDRLIATRGKDYAFIYTWTGREMRINMGKIQGKVLNASWFDPRTGETKILGKIQNKGIRTFNPPGEVRNGNDWVLVLEK